One genomic window of Candidatus Zymogenaceae bacterium includes the following:
- a CDS encoding MFS transporter codes for MRDNKLSVGVKMGYGVCDMGGNLFFTAMAFVFLFYLTDVVLIKPALAGVIVAVGKIWDAVTDPVVGFISDRTETRFGRRRPFMLAGAFPLFVATVIMFTNPLLFFDKISFLSPDVFTKGFNWSAAAWNPSEHQTLLLVWGIIFYCLLNLAYTLVNIPYNSLTPELTQDYHERTSLNGFRFGFAVFGTLLGAAAAFPIIHAFVNNNVGFLVLGTIFGLVMMITALITVIAVREPERHGDKPTKGFFETYLKVFKNKPYLFIVFTYALHITALSVVSGVAAYYFKYIHQNEDIITLAMVILLVTAMLFIPVSVILSKKIGKKLVYSLGMGVFGFSILIIGLFGARFSVNFSLVMMFFAGIGMGFTYAMPWAIVPDAVEYDYLVTGERTEGAFYGIWTFAIKIGQALALAISGVVLQITGYQANIVPQPLASANTGILLLMGAIPAFIFLIAILVLSRYPITEERYKEILADIEKMEKGA; via the coding sequence ATGCGGGATAATAAGCTATCGGTGGGCGTGAAGATGGGCTACGGCGTGTGTGACATGGGGGGGAACCTCTTCTTCACCGCCATGGCCTTCGTTTTTCTGTTCTATCTCACGGACGTGGTGCTCATCAAGCCGGCCCTGGCCGGGGTGATCGTGGCGGTCGGGAAAATCTGGGACGCCGTGACGGACCCCGTAGTCGGCTTTATCTCCGACAGGACGGAGACCCGATTCGGCAGGAGGCGGCCCTTCATGCTGGCGGGAGCCTTTCCCCTCTTCGTCGCAACGGTCATCATGTTCACCAACCCGCTGTTGTTCTTCGACAAGATTTCGTTCCTCTCTCCGGACGTTTTTACCAAAGGTTTCAACTGGTCGGCGGCGGCGTGGAACCCGAGTGAGCATCAGACCCTCCTCCTCGTCTGGGGCATCATCTTTTACTGCCTGCTGAACCTCGCCTATACCCTGGTCAACATCCCCTACAACTCCCTGACTCCGGAGCTGACCCAGGACTATCACGAGCGCACGAGCCTCAACGGCTTTCGGTTCGGCTTCGCCGTCTTCGGCACCCTCCTGGGCGCCGCGGCGGCTTTTCCTATCATCCACGCATTTGTGAACAACAACGTCGGTTTTTTGGTCCTGGGAACCATTTTCGGACTGGTCATGATGATCACGGCCCTCATCACGGTGATCGCGGTCCGGGAGCCGGAGAGACACGGAGACAAGCCGACCAAGGGCTTCTTCGAGACCTACCTGAAGGTTTTCAAGAACAAGCCCTATCTCTTCATTGTTTTCACCTATGCCCTACACATCACGGCGCTGTCGGTCGTCAGCGGCGTGGCGGCGTATTACTTTAAGTATATCCACCAGAACGAGGATATCATCACGCTGGCCATGGTCATCCTGCTGGTCACCGCCATGCTGTTCATCCCGGTGAGCGTCATCCTGTCCAAAAAAATCGGCAAGAAGCTGGTTTACAGCCTCGGGATGGGTGTTTTTGGTTTTTCCATCCTGATCATCGGGCTTTTTGGAGCCCGCTTTTCCGTTAATTTCTCCCTTGTGATGATGTTCTTCGCGGGGATCGGCATGGGATTCACCTACGCCATGCCCTGGGCCATTGTGCCCGACGCCGTGGAATACGACTACCTGGTGACCGGGGAGCGCACCGAGGGCGCTTTCTACGGCATCTGGACCTTCGCCATCAAGATAGGCCAGGCTCTGGCCCTGGCGATTTCCGGCGTCGTGCTGCAGATAACGGGATACCAGGCGAATATCGTGCCCCAGCCCCTGGCATCGGCAAACACCGGCATCCTGCTCCTGATGGGGGCGATCCCGGCGTTCATCTTCCTGATCGCCATCCTGGTACTCTCCCGATACCCGATCACCGAGGAGCGCTACAAGGAAATTCTGGCGGATATCGAGAAAATGGAGAAGGGGGCCTGA
- a CDS encoding transglutaminase domain-containing protein, with the protein MNKKRTAPLIVCAAMVLALTTLSAVSFADIRSGSLRAPGDTHSFSIDTGIDELVELSFSYPEGAVDFWVKVVGEDRTTVLGDFDLDNGTIIQLIGGGVFYVSVYSRAGTGSWSVEYHIDEAAKLLLERSALEDDGTKRYIDGGRVTVSGDLAGAHDADVIYLVSDAADFFLDFPGPIQGGNFHVELINGDGKSNMSSFTYRNARSVEVPLSGGFFVKISTPNTGGSYSFSYENRPDRLVRFSNHITMSHAGGSGTADRVELIVPVIESFEDYQDVLEATVNITDYSIITDNYGNRFYRFEFFNVGPKADIRVEMDYLVRMRGVYDVPETCSGAVIDEFLEPEPLIESNRGFVVDTARRITVGDETLCGKAGSIYWHVLSNFTYQFQGPMVGAFRALGSCVGDCNEYTDSILALARAVGIPARKGNGYVYFGTDDLDSHAFSEVYLPGAGWSIADATMCCYRIRPPVYIYAYTGENPSVFESPDIEDYHYRIDSSGPEPNITFSQEFFVREVSDDVTGMSVGTPASPLPSPSP; encoded by the coding sequence ATGAACAAAAAAAGAACGGCTCCCCTGATAGTATGTGCGGCGATGGTGTTGGCGCTGACCACGCTGTCCGCCGTGTCGTTCGCCGATATCCGCTCCGGCTCTCTCAGGGCCCCGGGGGATACCCACAGCTTCAGTATCGACACAGGCATCGACGAATTGGTGGAGCTTTCGTTTTCCTATCCGGAGGGGGCCGTGGATTTCTGGGTGAAGGTGGTGGGCGAGGATCGGACGACGGTGCTGGGGGATTTCGACCTGGATAACGGCACAATCATCCAGCTCATCGGCGGCGGCGTGTTCTATGTCTCCGTCTATTCCCGGGCGGGGACCGGCTCCTGGAGCGTGGAGTATCATATCGACGAGGCGGCAAAGCTGCTGCTTGAGCGGAGCGCCCTGGAAGACGACGGGACAAAGCGGTATATAGACGGCGGGCGCGTGACGGTCTCCGGAGATCTCGCGGGAGCACACGACGCGGACGTGATATACCTGGTGAGCGATGCGGCCGACTTCTTCCTCGATTTCCCGGGACCGATTCAGGGCGGAAACTTCCACGTTGAACTGATCAACGGGGACGGAAAATCGAACATGTCGTCCTTTACCTATCGCAACGCCCGGTCGGTGGAGGTGCCGCTGTCCGGCGGATTCTTCGTCAAGATATCCACCCCCAACACGGGAGGGAGCTACTCCTTTTCGTACGAAAACCGGCCTGATCGTCTGGTGCGGTTTTCCAACCACATTACGATGAGCCATGCCGGGGGATCGGGGACGGCGGATCGGGTGGAGCTGATCGTCCCGGTCATCGAGTCGTTCGAGGACTACCAGGATGTCCTGGAGGCTACGGTGAACATCACCGATTACAGCATTATCACCGATAACTACGGCAATCGATTCTATCGCTTCGAGTTTTTCAACGTCGGGCCGAAGGCGGACATCAGGGTGGAGATGGACTATCTCGTCAGGATGCGGGGGGTGTATGATGTGCCGGAGACGTGCAGCGGGGCGGTCATCGACGAGTTTCTGGAGCCGGAGCCGCTGATCGAATCGAACCGGGGCTTCGTTGTCGATACTGCCCGACGCATCACGGTCGGGGACGAGACCCTCTGCGGCAAGGCGGGTTCCATCTACTGGCATGTCCTGAGCAATTTCACCTACCAGTTCCAGGGGCCGATGGTGGGGGCGTTTCGCGCGCTGGGATCATGCGTCGGCGACTGCAATGAATACACCGACTCGATCCTGGCTCTGGCTCGGGCCGTGGGCATTCCCGCACGCAAGGGCAACGGGTATGTCTATTTCGGCACCGACGATCTGGATTCCCATGCCTTTTCCGAGGTGTATCTCCCCGGGGCGGGCTGGAGCATCGCCGACGCCACCATGTGCTGCTATCGGATTCGCCCGCCCGTGTATATCTACGCCTACACCGGCGAAAATCCCTCGGTCTTCGAATCCCCGGACATCGAAGATTATCACTACCGGATCGACTCCTCCGGCCCTGAGCCGAACATCACCTTCTCACAGGAGTTCTTCGTCCGGGAGGTGTCCGATGACGTGACGGGGATGTCTGTGGGCACACCCGCCTCGCCCCTCCCCTCCCCCTCGCCGTAA
- a CDS encoding carbohydrate kinase: protein MPLLLGLDVGSSSVKAALVEADSGTVLAHAVSPEHELPITAPKPGWAEQDPEIWWEHVKRAVRLLARDSGADLTRVRAVGISYQMHGLVIVDDTHAVIRPAIIWCDSRAVSIGKKAFGEIGPSVCFSHILNSPGNFTASKLAWVREHEPDAFGRISKFMLPGDYIAHRLTGEITTTPSGLSEGMLWDFSKGAVADLVLEHYEIPPDLLPRALPTFSIQGVVTRNASDELGIPTDVVVSYRAGDQPNNAFSLGVCEPGEVAATAGTSGVVYGVGDRIVFDEASRVNTFVHVTHTKESPRYGVLLCVNGAGILNSWLKHNIMSIDDLAFDYPEMNSRAAQAPVGSEGLFVFPFGNGAERTLGDRNPGAMIHGLNFTVHDRRHLLRASQEGIVFALKYGVDIMRDIGLAIHIVRAGRANMFLSPLFREAFVNTVNAHLEIYNTDGAVGAARGAGVGAGIYPDVADAFAGLKTEMVLEPDDILASSYTACYERWREELENRLATLD, encoded by the coding sequence ATGCCCTTGCTCCTGGGACTTGACGTGGGAAGTTCATCGGTAAAGGCGGCGCTGGTGGAGGCCGACTCCGGTACAGTGTTGGCCCATGCCGTATCCCCCGAACACGAGCTGCCGATCACGGCGCCCAAACCGGGCTGGGCGGAACAGGACCCGGAGATCTGGTGGGAACACGTGAAAAGGGCGGTTCGACTCCTGGCCCGGGACTCAGGCGCCGATCTCACGAGAGTCAGGGCCGTGGGCATCTCCTACCAGATGCACGGACTGGTCATCGTCGATGACACGCATGCCGTGATTCGGCCCGCCATCATCTGGTGCGACAGCCGGGCGGTCTCCATCGGGAAGAAGGCCTTTGGTGAGATCGGCCCGTCCGTCTGTTTTTCCCACATCTTGAACTCGCCGGGAAACTTCACCGCGTCGAAGCTTGCGTGGGTCAGGGAACACGAGCCCGACGCCTTCGGCCGCATCTCAAAATTCATGCTCCCCGGAGATTACATCGCCCATCGCCTGACCGGTGAGATCACCACGACCCCTTCGGGTCTCTCCGAGGGGATGCTGTGGGATTTTTCAAAGGGTGCCGTGGCCGACCTCGTCCTGGAGCATTACGAAATCCCCCCCGATCTCCTCCCCCGAGCACTTCCCACCTTCTCGATCCAGGGCGTCGTCACCCGAAATGCCTCGGACGAGCTGGGCATCCCCACGGATGTCGTCGTATCCTACCGGGCAGGTGATCAGCCCAACAACGCGTTTTCCCTGGGCGTGTGCGAGCCGGGAGAGGTGGCCGCCACGGCGGGAACGTCCGGCGTGGTATACGGTGTGGGGGATAGAATCGTCTTCGACGAGGCCTCCCGGGTCAATACCTTCGTTCACGTAACCCACACCAAGGAATCACCCCGTTACGGCGTTCTCTTGTGCGTAAACGGAGCCGGCATTCTCAACAGCTGGCTCAAGCACAATATCATGAGTATAGATGATCTCGCTTTCGACTATCCGGAGATGAACAGCCGTGCCGCCCAGGCGCCTGTGGGATCCGAGGGGCTTTTTGTCTTCCCGTTCGGCAACGGGGCCGAGCGGACACTGGGAGACAGAAATCCGGGGGCCATGATACACGGTCTGAACTTCACCGTCCACGATCGCCGCCATCTCTTGCGGGCGTCCCAGGAGGGAATCGTCTTCGCCCTGAAGTACGGCGTCGATATCATGAGGGATATCGGCCTTGCCATACACATCGTCCGGGCCGGCCGGGCGAATATGTTCTTGAGTCCGCTGTTCCGTGAGGCGTTCGTCAACACCGTCAACGCCCACCTGGAAATCTACAACACCGACGGTGCTGTGGGGGCGGCCCGGGGCGCCGGCGTGGGCGCCGGCATCTATCCCGATGTCGCCGACGCCTTTGCCGGCCTCAAAACAGAGATGGTCCTGGAACCGGACGATATCCTCGCCTCGTCGTACACGGCATGCTACGAGCGCTGGCGGGAAGAGCTGGAGAACCGTCTTGCGACCCTCGACTGA
- a CDS encoding response regulator transcription factor: MDAHKHKIFIAEDHTILREGLKAMFDDEKIRDRYQVVGEAVDGLDAVHSVERKRPNLVLMDLSMPRLSGIDAIREIKRQSPDIRVLVLTVHEDEEYIIEVFKAGADGYVLKDSTKDELLFAVENVVMGKRYICTGISNKVIDGFLDGRASPRDDSVWQTLSPREREVLKLVAEGYKNREISEYLFISEKTVKKHRANIMRKIGARTVSALTAYAIKKGLVA, from the coding sequence ATGGACGCGCACAAGCATAAAATCTTCATCGCCGAGGACCATACCATCCTCAGGGAAGGTCTCAAGGCCATGTTCGATGATGAAAAGATCAGGGATCGATATCAGGTTGTGGGGGAGGCGGTGGACGGACTGGATGCGGTGCATTCCGTGGAGCGGAAAAGGCCGAATCTGGTGCTTATGGACCTCTCGATGCCCCGCCTCAGCGGCATCGACGCGATCCGTGAAATCAAGAGGCAGAGCCCGGATATCCGGGTGTTGGTGCTGACGGTGCACGAGGATGAAGAATATATCATAGAAGTATTTAAAGCCGGGGCCGATGGATATGTGCTTAAGGATTCCACCAAGGACGAGTTGTTGTTCGCCGTGGAAAACGTGGTAATGGGAAAGCGCTATATCTGTACCGGTATTTCGAACAAGGTTATCGATGGTTTCCTTGATGGAAGGGCTTCACCCCGGGATGACAGCGTCTGGCAGACACTGTCCCCCCGGGAACGGGAAGTGCTGAAACTCGTAGCGGAGGGATACAAGAACAGGGAAATCTCCGAATACCTGTTTATCAGCGAAAAGACGGTGAAAAAACACCGGGCAAACATTATGCGAAAAATCGGCGCACGAACCGTCTCCGCCCTGACCGCCTATGCGATCAAGAAAGGTCTTGTCGCGTAA
- a CDS encoding PAS domain S-box protein, which yields MKRTAKKHPQTDSLSSQKRENEDLKKHIERLTKEVQSSRENETRFREIVKRSYDIIFMIHPDTTITFVSQSVKSVIGLSPRQVIGTSVFDYLPSDEQNTVRDHISEALAGKNVPNFQLSVHRKDGLTATIEANFTPIVRDGEIIGIQGIARDLTARKNMEQALKDTNEKYRLVVENSHEAITITQEGTIKYANPRALEISGYTLEELTALSSYMDIIHPDDRLEVFEQEAYRWENNIPMHGYEFRIIDKAGTVKTLHINTIFILWDERRASLEFMNDITKQKKTEAALRHTTDQYRLVVENAYEAITITQDGTIKYTNPRAVQIIGYSTEELLSLPSYMELIHPDDRRRVLENESVSRNETDVYRYDFRINTKKGETRWIEINAVNIEWEGRHASLDFLTDVTDRTLAKNALTESEEKYRQVVENAHEAITITQDYTIKYANPRAVEMSGYSMEEIQSGSYMDFLVHPDDREQLLEHDDLRTDQLTFTYEFRYITKDNRTRWAEVNAVFIQWEGKEASLDFIQDVTDRKEAECALRESEEKYRLVSENANEGIMIVQDGTFQYVNPKTLSITGFTESDAVGRSFLEFLHPDDVEMVRQNHQKRLNGEDVPDHYSFRIIDNFGRTRWIDNHPVVMNWHGKMAVLNFITDITERKKNEEELHQYRNHLEELVSQRTNQLSETNTQLRMEIRERKLAEKALIQSEKKYRDLIGNIDDIIYIVDDEGRIRYTNDAFERISGYKTTDLNDKVFSEIIVPESFVRAEEIYKEQLRGKNVGTFELEFFAKDGSIIVLEIKERLVWNKDRVIEIHGIGRDVTEKKRAEEALRKSEEKYRLVVENAQEAITITQNGIIKYANPRALEIGGYDMHELSSLPFIEIVHPDDREKIVDQDSIRSQEVSRTYDFRILTKDGRIRWIEMNTVTVEWEGEMAFLDLFNDITERKEAQERLAESEARYRELVENINDILFDITVDGSITYISPAIERILGIKPEDFIGNGYHRFIHPEDLSQLRKKVIRTRIGEQEPFEFRMLTADGDIRHIRTSARLNTENGVPKSLIGVATDITVEKEALEKLESSRTQLDAQYRSIPLPTYTWQKTDDDFTLIDCNDAAIKITQGGVNDFIGIRLSEMYEHDPQTRADMHRCFTEKKLITQEMNYRFKTTNIVRHLIVYYSYVPQNLVLVHTMDITDRKKAEKRLADSEARYRGIVEDQTELVCRFKKDGTLTFVNPAFCRYYNTPEDELLGKNLSLFSHDEDREMLKAYFDSFTKDEPIKRNEHRTVLTDGTVRWQHWSDRALFDESGTLIEFQSTGRDITERIHAEQELIRAKDELDDKVKERTINLNEAKEKLERELVERLFAEKSLKESRKEAQMLSKKLLTAQEDERKRIAQELHDSVGQLLSTIKFQVENACEDLARSYPGGDISSLKRLVPAIQMTIKEIRGIVKNLRPSLLDDLGILATISWFVRNFMSSRPGIQVDSHLYIHEHEIPEHLKIIIYRILQESFNNIAKHGQADQITLLLRKNNGNIELSIEDNGTGFDEIKAGNLEKSGLAFGITSMRERVIFSGGSFTMNSEEGEGTIIQASWPFKETPLTRQDLS from the coding sequence TGGAACAGGCCCTAAAAGATACAAATGAAAAATACCGTCTGGTGGTTGAGAACTCCCACGAGGCCATCACCATCACTCAGGAAGGCACGATCAAATACGCGAATCCCCGGGCGCTTGAGATCAGCGGGTATACCCTGGAAGAATTGACCGCTCTCTCATCCTACATGGACATCATTCATCCCGACGACCGCCTCGAGGTTTTCGAACAGGAGGCGTATCGTTGGGAAAACAATATCCCAATGCACGGGTATGAATTTCGCATCATCGATAAGGCCGGCACAGTAAAAACTCTCCATATCAATACGATATTCATACTATGGGATGAGCGGCGCGCCTCCCTGGAATTTATGAACGATATCACCAAACAAAAGAAGACCGAGGCCGCCCTGAGACACACAACCGATCAGTATCGCCTGGTGGTGGAAAACGCGTATGAAGCCATCACTATCACTCAGGACGGCACGATCAAGTACACAAATCCCCGGGCCGTACAAATCATCGGCTACAGCACAGAGGAGCTGCTCTCTCTTCCGTCTTACATGGAGCTTATTCACCCGGACGATCGGCGGCGGGTGCTGGAAAACGAGAGCGTCTCGAGAAATGAAACAGACGTCTACCGTTACGACTTCCGCATCAACACCAAGAAAGGTGAGACACGATGGATCGAAATAAACGCGGTCAACATCGAATGGGAGGGTCGGCACGCCTCTTTGGACTTTCTCACCGACGTAACCGATAGAACTTTGGCGAAAAACGCCCTGACGGAATCGGAAGAAAAGTACCGCCAGGTGGTGGAAAACGCCCATGAGGCCATCACCATCACCCAGGACTACACGATCAAGTACGCAAATCCTCGTGCCGTTGAGATGAGCGGCTACTCCATGGAAGAGATACAATCCGGCTCATACATGGATTTTCTCGTGCATCCCGACGATAGGGAACAGCTTCTTGAACACGACGATTTACGCACCGACCAGCTGACCTTCACCTATGAATTTCGATATATCACAAAAGACAATCGGACCAGATGGGCGGAGGTCAATGCCGTTTTCATCCAGTGGGAGGGAAAAGAGGCGTCTCTTGATTTCATCCAGGATGTGACGGATCGTAAAGAGGCGGAGTGTGCCCTTCGGGAATCCGAGGAGAAATACCGCTTGGTTTCGGAAAACGCCAACGAGGGCATCATGATCGTCCAGGACGGAACCTTTCAATACGTCAACCCGAAAACTCTGTCGATTACCGGATTCACCGAAAGCGATGCGGTGGGTCGTTCCTTTTTGGAGTTTCTCCATCCTGACGACGTCGAGATGGTACGCCAAAATCATCAGAAGCGATTAAACGGTGAGGATGTCCCCGATCATTACAGTTTCCGTATTATCGATAATTTCGGCAGGACCAGGTGGATAGACAACCACCCGGTGGTCATGAACTGGCACGGAAAGATGGCCGTACTCAATTTCATCACGGATATCACCGAACGCAAGAAGAATGAAGAGGAGCTCCATCAATATCGAAACCATCTTGAGGAACTGGTTTCACAGCGTACCAATCAGCTCTCCGAAACCAATACACAACTCCGTATGGAAATTCGGGAGCGAAAGCTGGCCGAAAAGGCGCTCATCCAATCGGAAAAGAAATATCGAGACCTGATTGGAAACATCGATGATATCATTTACATCGTTGATGATGAAGGAAGAATCCGGTACACCAATGATGCATTTGAAAGAATCTCGGGTTATAAAACAACGGACCTCAACGACAAGGTTTTTTCTGAAATCATCGTGCCTGAATCCTTCGTCCGAGCCGAAGAGATATATAAGGAGCAGTTGAGGGGGAAAAACGTCGGTACCTTTGAGCTTGAGTTTTTCGCAAAAGACGGAAGTATCATCGTTCTCGAAATAAAAGAACGCCTCGTCTGGAACAAGGACCGGGTCATTGAAATTCACGGTATCGGCCGCGACGTGACCGAAAAAAAGCGGGCCGAAGAGGCGCTCAGGAAATCCGAGGAAAAGTACCGCCTTGTGGTGGAAAACGCCCAGGAGGCCATTACCATCACCCAGAACGGCATCATCAAATACGCAAATCCCCGGGCCCTGGAGATCGGGGGATACGACATGCATGAGCTGTCGTCCCTGCCGTTTATAGAAATCGTCCATCCTGACGATCGAGAAAAGATTGTCGATCAGGATTCAATCCGGTCCCAGGAGGTCTCGCGCACCTATGACTTTCGTATACTCACCAAGGACGGCAGAATTCGATGGATCGAGATGAACACGGTCACCGTCGAATGGGAGGGTGAAATGGCCTTCCTGGACCTGTTCAACGACATTACCGAACGAAAGGAAGCACAGGAACGTCTTGCGGAAAGCGAAGCCCGGTATCGAGAGTTGGTGGAAAACATCAACGATATACTGTTTGACATCACCGTAGATGGATCGATAACCTATATCAGCCCCGCCATTGAGCGAATACTCGGTATCAAGCCGGAGGATTTCATCGGAAACGGGTATCATCGTTTCATTCACCCGGAAGACCTCTCGCAGCTTCGGAAAAAAGTGATAAGAACACGAATAGGCGAACAGGAACCGTTCGAATTCAGGATGCTCACCGCCGACGGCGATATCCGCCATATTCGAACATCCGCGCGGCTGAATACGGAAAACGGTGTCCCGAAAAGCTTGATCGGCGTCGCCACCGACATCACCGTGGAAAAAGAGGCCCTGGAAAAACTGGAGAGCTCGAGAACCCAGCTCGACGCCCAGTACCGCTCCATACCCCTTCCAACATATACCTGGCAGAAAACCGACGATGATTTTACCCTCATCGACTGCAACGACGCGGCCATTAAAATCACCCAGGGCGGAGTGAACGACTTCATCGGAATCCGTCTCTCAGAAATGTATGAACATGATCCGCAGACCAGAGCGGACATGCATCGCTGTTTTACGGAAAAGAAGCTAATCACCCAGGAGATGAACTATCGTTTCAAGACCACCAATATAGTGCGTCACCTGATTGTGTATTACTCATATGTCCCCCAGAACCTTGTGCTGGTCCACACCATGGACATCACCGATCGAAAGAAAGCGGAAAAAAGGCTTGCAGACAGCGAGGCACGATACCGCGGCATCGTCGAAGATCAGACCGAATTGGTGTGTCGATTCAAAAAGGACGGCACCCTGACGTTCGTCAATCCGGCATTCTGCCGGTATTACAATACTCCCGAAGACGAACTGCTGGGGAAAAACCTTTCCTTGTTCTCCCACGACGAGGATCGGGAAATGCTCAAAGCATATTTCGATTCCTTCACGAAGGATGAGCCGATCAAGAGAAACGAACACCGAACCGTACTGACCGACGGGACCGTCCGCTGGCAGCACTGGAGCGATCGCGCGCTGTTCGATGAATCGGGAACGCTCATCGAATTCCAGTCCACCGGCAGGGACATTACCGAGCGCATTCATGCGGAACAGGAACTCATTCGCGCGAAAGATGAACTTGACGACAAGGTGAAGGAACGCACGATCAACCTCAACGAAGCAAAGGAAAAACTTGAACGGGAGCTGGTTGAGCGGCTCTTTGCGGAAAAGAGTCTGAAAGAATCACGGAAAGAGGCGCAGATGCTTTCCAAGAAATTGCTCACGGCTCAAGAGGATGAGCGAAAACGCATCGCCCAGGAGCTGCATGACAGCGTCGGTCAATTGCTCTCGACGATCAAGTTCCAGGTGGAAAACGCCTGCGAGGACCTCGCACGGTCATATCCGGGAGGAGACATCTCTTCTCTGAAACGGCTGGTGCCGGCGATACAGATGACGATCAAGGAGATACGGGGAATCGTAAAGAACCTGCGTCCCTCTCTGCTGGACGACCTGGGAATCCTGGCGACGATTTCGTGGTTTGTACGAAACTTCATGTCCAGCCGACCCGGCATACAGGTGGACAGCCATCTGTACATCCACGAACACGAAATTCCCGAGCATCTCAAGATCATTATTTATCGCATCCTGCAGGAATCCTTCAACAACATCGCCAAACACGGGCAGGCCGATCAGATAACACTGCTCTTGCGCAAGAACAACGGGAACATCGAGCTGTCGATTGAAGACAACGGCACGGGATTTGATGAAATCAAGGCCGGAAACCTGGAGAAATCCGGCCTGGCCTTTGGAATAACCAGCATGCGGGAGCGGGTTATCTTTTCGGGTGGGTCGTTTACAATGAATTCAGAAGAGGGGGAGGGCACGATTATTCAGGCATCATGGCCGTTTAAGGAAACTCCTCTTACGCGACAAGACCTTTCTTGA